The following proteins are co-located in the Microplitis demolitor isolate Queensland-Clemson2020A chromosome 3, iyMicDemo2.1a, whole genome shotgun sequence genome:
- the LOC103576583 gene encoding uncharacterized protein LOC103576583 isoform X1, protein MESSENNNDINKDKDTLDCYATPPLAATLPKRVRFQENKIKKSNDESGNSQQKISKNFQVLNDNFYVLREHFLSAEEQNEEFRENFTDELNILYKKLDDDEENFVQFKKEMEIKIINLENKMKNFVEREEKWMGIKKKFDEFEETLNKISRSVDRDIINVGLFERIKNVEKNIELREKQIRMRNIIIKGLKKGNSETREEVVEMLKKELFVEPEIEECRVIREGNNSTDRIIMVKLKNYEDKRIIMTRRVLLKGKNFRIHDDLTWNERQIQLFIKEKAREEKQKGAFVRILRGKLYVNGECWEYRENEINNYRLIKPIRETAV, encoded by the exons atggagtctagtgaaaataataacgataTAAATAAGGATAAGGATACACTTGATTGTTATGCGACACCGCCATTAGCTGCTACTCTGCCTAAACG tgtcagatttcaagaaaataaaattaaaaaatcaaatgatGAAAGTGGAAATtcacaacaaaaaatatcaaaaaactttcaagttcttaatgataatttttatgtattaagAGAAc atTTTCTCAGCGCAGAAGAACAAAATGAAGAATTTAGAGAAAATTTTACggatgaattaaatattttgtacaaAAAACTCGACGACGATGAAGAAAATTTCGTTCAATTTAAGAAAGAAatggagataaaaataataaacttggaaaataaaatgaaaaactttGTTGAGAGAGAAGAAAAATGGatgggaataaaaaaaaagtttgatgagTTTGaagaaacattaaataaaatatcaagaagTGTAGATAGAGATATAATTAATGTCGGATTGTTTGAGAGGATAAAAaatgtggaaaaaaatattgaattgcgagaaaaacaaataaggatgagaaatattataataaaaggGTTGAAAAAAGGAAACAGTGAAACACGAGAAGAGGTCGTGGAGATgttgaaaaaagaattatttgtaGAGCCTGAAATTGAAGAATGCCGAGTAATAAGGGAGGGAAATAATTCAACGGATAGGATAATtatggttaaattaaaaaattacgagGATAAGAGAATAATAATGACGAGGAGAGTGTTGCTGAAGgggaaaaattttcggattcaTGATGATCTGACGTGGAATGAGAGGCAGAttcagttatttataaaagaaaaagctCGGGAGGAGAAACAGAAAGGAGCTTTTGTCAGAATTTTAAGAGGAAAATTGTATGTCAACGGCGAATGCTGGGAGTACCgcgaaaatgaaattaataattacagatTAATTAAACCCATTAGAGAAACTGCGgtctag
- the LOC103576583 gene encoding uncharacterized protein LOC103576583 isoform X2, whose amino-acid sequence MESSENNNDINKDKDTLDCYATPPLAATLPKRFQENKIKKSNDESGNSQQKISKNFQVLNDNFYVLREHFLSAEEQNEEFRENFTDELNILYKKLDDDEENFVQFKKEMEIKIINLENKMKNFVEREEKWMGIKKKFDEFEETLNKISRSVDRDIINVGLFERIKNVEKNIELREKQIRMRNIIIKGLKKGNSETREEVVEMLKKELFVEPEIEECRVIREGNNSTDRIIMVKLKNYEDKRIIMTRRVLLKGKNFRIHDDLTWNERQIQLFIKEKAREEKQKGAFVRILRGKLYVNGECWEYRENEINNYRLIKPIRETAV is encoded by the exons atggagtctagtgaaaataataacgataTAAATAAGGATAAGGATACACTTGATTGTTATGCGACACCGCCATTAGCTGCTACTCTGCCTAAACG atttcaagaaaataaaattaaaaaatcaaatgatGAAAGTGGAAATtcacaacaaaaaatatcaaaaaactttcaagttcttaatgataatttttatgtattaagAGAAc atTTTCTCAGCGCAGAAGAACAAAATGAAGAATTTAGAGAAAATTTTACggatgaattaaatattttgtacaaAAAACTCGACGACGATGAAGAAAATTTCGTTCAATTTAAGAAAGAAatggagataaaaataataaacttggaaaataaaatgaaaaactttGTTGAGAGAGAAGAAAAATGGatgggaataaaaaaaaagtttgatgagTTTGaagaaacattaaataaaatatcaagaagTGTAGATAGAGATATAATTAATGTCGGATTGTTTGAGAGGATAAAAaatgtggaaaaaaatattgaattgcgagaaaaacaaataaggatgagaaatattataataaaaggGTTGAAAAAAGGAAACAGTGAAACACGAGAAGAGGTCGTGGAGATgttgaaaaaagaattatttgtaGAGCCTGAAATTGAAGAATGCCGAGTAATAAGGGAGGGAAATAATTCAACGGATAGGATAATtatggttaaattaaaaaattacgagGATAAGAGAATAATAATGACGAGGAGAGTGTTGCTGAAGgggaaaaattttcggattcaTGATGATCTGACGTGGAATGAGAGGCAGAttcagttatttataaaagaaaaagctCGGGAGGAGAAACAGAAAGGAGCTTTTGTCAGAATTTTAAGAGGAAAATTGTATGTCAACGGCGAATGCTGGGAGTACCgcgaaaatgaaattaataattacagatTAATTAAACCCATTAGAGAAACTGCGgtctag